One Malus domestica chromosome 11, GDT2T_hap1 genomic region harbors:
- the LOC114823259 gene encoding cytochrome P450 71AU50-like, translated as MALWIWATLGVLALVHILQTCISKGKTKHKMLPPGPRGFPIFGSLHLLGKFPNRDLHQLSRKYGDIMYLRLGLVPTVVVSSPRAAELFLKTHDLVFASRPPHEGSKHISFGQRNLSFAEYGSYWRDIRKMCTLELLSNHKINSFKSMRREEVALLIQSVEEDANYGRVAIDLSVKVSSLSVDMTCRMVFGKKYKDEEFDERGFTAVMKEGLKLSAGPNLGDYIPCIAPLDLQGFTKKMKAINKAFDEFFEKIIDEHLQSKDEERTKDFVDVMVAFMGSEDSDYRIERTNIKAIMLDMFAGSMDTTSTTVEWALSELMRHPQVMKKVQKELENVVGLNRMVEESDLEKLEYLDMVVKETLRLHPVAPLLVPHAAIEDCIVDGYHVPKKSLVIINAWAIGRDQSAWEDAEKFVPERFEGNNVDVRGNHFQLIPFGSGRRRCPGIQLGLTVVQFVLAQLVHCFDWELPDNMLPNDLDMTEDFGLTVSRAKHLLAIPSYRLQN; from the exons ATGGCACTTTGGATTTGGGCAACACTTGGGGTGCTTGCACTTGTTCACATCCTGCAAACATGCATATCAAAAGGCAAGACCAAGCACAAGATGCTACCTCCTGGTCCGAGAGGGTTTCCTATTTTTGGCAGCCTCCATTTGTTAGGAAAGTTCCCTAACAGGGATCTTCATCAACTATCCCGGAAATACGGTGATATCATGTACTTGCGGTTAGGCCTCGTACCCACAGTTGTTGTCTCGTCCCCACGAGCGGCCGAGCTGTTCCTCAAAACGCATGACCTCGTTTTTGCAAGTCGACCACCTCATGAAGGTTCAAAGCACATTTCGTTTGGGCAAAGGAACCTGAGCTTTGCTGAGTATGGCTCGTATTGGCGCGACATCCGAAAGATGTGCACGCTCGAATTACTTAGCAACCACAAAATCAATTCTTTCAAGTCGATGAGGAGAGAAGAAGTTGCTCTCCTAATTCAGTCTGTTGAGGAGGATGCCAATTATGGACGCGTTGCTATTGATCTCAGTGTCAAGGTATCATCGCTGAGCGTTGACATGACCTGCCGGATGGTGTTTGGGAAGAAGTACAAGGACGAGGAGTTTGACGAGAGGGGTTTCACCGCTGTGATGAAAGAGGGTCTCAAATTATCAGCGGGCCCTAACTTGGGAGATTACATTCCTTGTATTGCGCCGCTTGACCTCCAAGGGTTCACTAAAAAAATGAAAGCTATTAACAAGGCGTTTGATGAATtttttgagaagattattgatgAACATCTTCAATCCAAGGATGAAGAAAGAACTAAGGACTTTGTTGATGTCATGGTGGCCTTCATGGGGTCTGAAGATTCTGACTACCGAATCGAACGCACCAATATCAAAGCCATAATGTTG GACATGTTTGCGGGTTCAATGGACACCACATCAACAACAGTCGAGTGGGCACTCTCGGAACTCATGAGACATCCACAGGTTATGAAGAAAGTCCAAAAAGAGCTAGAAAATGTTGTCGGCCTCAATAGAATGGTGGAGGAATCAGACTTGGAGAAATTGGAGTACTTGGACATGGTAGTCAAGGAAACCTTGAGGCTACATCCAGTGGCACCATTGTTGGTTCCTCATGCAGCCATTGAAGATTGCATTGTCGATGGCTACCATGTACCAAAAAAGTCACTCGTGATCATAAACGCATGGGCAATCGGGAGAGACCAGAGTGCTTGGGAAGATGCAGAGAAGTTCGTACCAGAGAGGTTTGAGGGTAATAATGTTGATGTTAGAGGAAACCACTTTCAGCTTATACCGTTCGGATCCGGCAGAAGGCGTTGCCCTGGAATTCAGTTAGGGCTTACTGTGGTACAATTTGTGTTGGCACAACTTGTGCATTGTTTTGATTGGGAACTTCCGGATAACATGTTGCCAAATGACTTGGATATGACTGAGGATTTTGGTCTTACAGTCTCAAGGGCCAAGCATTTGCTCGCTATTCCTTCATATCGCCTTCAGAATTAA